Proteins encoded in a region of the Gallalistipes aquisgranensis genome:
- a CDS encoding DoxX family protein: MSLRRKNPAILVFRLILAAVFLFSGFVKGADPWGTAIKLGEYFSAFGLGGAGDVTFVLSVLLSAVEMTLGLGLLFAVGLRPVGFCTFWFMTGFTLLTLWIALADPVADCGCFGDAVKLTNWQTFWKNVVLWPMSAAVWLWARRGRKGSGGGYADPAAVYVRSLGGIHAGRGDNCRGTRRRDVVLLVLFFLLSCGVGGYALLHLPVIDFLPFRVGVNIPQAMQVPEGGDTETTLVYRDRFDGSEHEFTLNDTVWYDTVRWEYVDTRIVTGEAGVPAVREFAVFDARQDVTSDVLDDPGRVWLLCVTDPARVKGRCLLGLEQAAARARKEGARVLCVTPAPLEGPSVIRLGAERVPCYNIDGTTLKTLLRARAGLVVLEGGTIVEKRNCRDLPLR; the protein is encoded by the coding sequence ATGTCCCTCCGCCGAAAAAATCCTGCGATCCTTGTCTTCCGTCTCATCCTGGCGGCCGTATTCCTCTTTTCCGGTTTCGTGAAGGGTGCCGACCCGTGGGGGACGGCCATCAAGTTGGGCGAGTATTTCTCCGCCTTCGGGCTGGGAGGTGCGGGCGATGTCACGTTCGTGCTTTCCGTGCTGCTTTCGGCCGTGGAGATGACCCTCGGCCTGGGCCTGCTTTTCGCGGTAGGCCTGCGTCCGGTGGGTTTCTGTACGTTCTGGTTCATGACGGGGTTCACGCTGCTGACCCTCTGGATCGCGCTGGCCGATCCGGTGGCCGACTGCGGCTGTTTCGGCGATGCGGTGAAACTCACCAACTGGCAGACCTTCTGGAAGAACGTCGTCCTGTGGCCGATGAGCGCCGCCGTGTGGCTGTGGGCCCGAAGGGGGCGGAAAGGTTCCGGAGGGGGGTATGCCGATCCGGCGGCAGTCTATGTCCGGTCGCTGGGCGGCATCCATGCCGGACGGGGCGATAACTGCCGGGGCACCCGCAGACGGGATGTCGTGCTGCTCGTCCTGTTTTTCCTCCTTTCGTGCGGGGTGGGGGGATATGCCCTGCTGCACCTGCCCGTGATCGATTTCCTGCCGTTCCGTGTGGGAGTGAATATCCCGCAGGCGATGCAGGTTCCGGAAGGCGGGGATACGGAGACGACACTCGTTTACCGGGACCGGTTCGACGGCAGCGAACACGAATTCACCCTGAACGACACCGTGTGGTACGATACGGTGCGTTGGGAGTATGTCGATACGCGGATCGTCACCGGGGAGGCGGGCGTTCCGGCTGTCCGGGAGTTCGCCGTTTTCGACGCCCGGCAGGACGTGACCTCCGACGTGCTGGACGATCCGGGCCGTGTCTGGCTGCTCTGTGTCACCGATCCTGCCCGTGTGAAGGGACGTTGTCTGCTCGGTCTGGAACAGGCTGCCGCCCGGGCCCGGAAGGAGGGCGCGCGCGTGCTTTGCGTGACGCCCGCACCGCTGGAGGGGCCCTCCGTGATCCGGCTGGGTGCCGAACGGGTTCCCTGTTACAATATCGACGGCACGACGCTCAAGACCCTGCTCCGGGCCCGGGCGGGCCTCGTGGTGCTCGAGGGCGGTACGATCGTGGAGAAGCGGAACTGCCGCGATCTCCCGCTCCGGTAG
- a CDS encoding efflux RND transporter permease subunit, giving the protein MPNLPKYSLDNAKIVWFFLAVLLVGGVVAFGELGKKEDSPFVIKSAAIVTRYPGATPREVEELVTEPIEREIQSMRRVYKITSDSYYGLSKIMIELLPSTPADEMPQMWDELRRKVLGVQPLLPSGASEISVSDDFGDVYGIYYGLSAGEGYDYENLREWAQRIKTELVTVDGVQKVTLFGEQSPVVNVFVSLSALSNFALKPDDVIRILQSQNTLVSSGEKLAGQMEIKMIESGTYKTLGDLADQLLTTPSGRQIRLRDIARVERGYAEPPSSLMRIDGRKGIGIGISTASDRDVVKTGGEIEARLRALLPQIPVGIDLTTLYPENRIAREANNVFIANLLESVAIVILIIMAVMGFRAGLLIGSSLIFSIGGTLLVMQFIGEGLNRTSLAGFIIAMGMLVDNAIVVTDNAQKAMLQGVPRRDALIGGATGPQWGLFGATFIAVCSFLPLYLAPSSVAEIVRPLFVVLAVSLVLSWVLALSQTPLFGSYILKNGSAVRKDPYANRFYRGFDRLLAGLIRRRWLTLGCVALLFAASLAVMGAMPQNFFPNLDKPYFRADCFLPDGYNIRDVERNMARIESWLRRQPAVKHVSVTMGSSPPRYYLASSSFGPRPNFANILVELHSKDSTAVVEERFDRYVRECYPDILVRSSLFKLSPAVEAAIEIGFVGENIDTLVALTGQARQIMSEHPLTTSVRNSWGNKIPVWTPVYSQVKGLRMGISRQAMARQLTLASTGYRLGEFREGDRFMPVLMKDERLGNYDLSNLRTLPLYTPGGRVVPLEQVVDRFDFGYDFGVVKRYNRRRVMMAQCDPVRGANTKEVFGQLLASIREKVELPEGYSLKVFGEEESQEQSNRALAANMPLTFLLIFTALLLLFGGFKKPFVILLMVPLIFIGVVAGLLVTGRMFDFFALLGVLGLVGMNIKNAIVLVDRIGIENRSGKRPYEALLSATRSRVVPVAMASGTTILGMLPLLFDSMFGGMAATIMGGLFVATFLTVLVLPVTYSVFFGVKPDKTDFRS; this is encoded by the coding sequence ATGCCGAACCTGCCTAAATATTCGCTCGACAACGCGAAGATCGTGTGGTTCTTTCTGGCCGTGCTGCTGGTCGGGGGCGTGGTGGCTTTCGGAGAACTCGGAAAGAAGGAGGATTCGCCCTTCGTCATCAAGAGTGCGGCCATCGTGACACGCTATCCCGGTGCCACGCCGCGCGAAGTGGAGGAGCTCGTCACCGAACCGATCGAGCGCGAGATACAGTCCATGCGCCGGGTCTACAAGATCACGTCCGATTCCTATTACGGCCTTTCGAAGATCATGATCGAACTGCTTCCCTCCACCCCGGCCGACGAGATGCCCCAGATGTGGGACGAACTGCGCCGCAAAGTGTTGGGCGTACAGCCGCTTCTCCCTTCCGGAGCTTCCGAAATCAGCGTTTCGGACGACTTCGGGGATGTTTACGGCATCTATTACGGCCTTTCGGCCGGAGAGGGATACGACTACGAAAATCTGCGTGAATGGGCCCAGCGGATCAAAACGGAACTGGTGACCGTCGACGGCGTGCAGAAAGTGACCCTGTTCGGCGAACAGAGCCCCGTGGTCAATGTCTTCGTCAGTCTTTCGGCCCTGAGTAACTTCGCCCTCAAACCGGACGACGTGATCCGGATTCTTCAGTCGCAGAACACGCTGGTTTCCAGCGGAGAGAAGTTGGCCGGACAGATGGAGATCAAGATGATCGAAAGCGGAACCTACAAGACGCTCGGCGATCTCGCCGACCAGTTGCTGACCACGCCTTCGGGCCGTCAGATCCGTCTGCGCGACATCGCCCGGGTCGAACGGGGATACGCCGAGCCTCCGTCGTCCCTGATGCGGATCGACGGCCGAAAGGGGATCGGTATCGGTATATCCACCGCTTCGGACAGGGACGTGGTGAAGACGGGCGGGGAGATCGAGGCCCGCCTTCGGGCTCTGCTCCCGCAGATTCCCGTGGGGATCGACCTGACGACGCTCTATCCCGAGAACCGGATCGCCCGCGAGGCGAACAACGTCTTCATTGCGAATCTGCTGGAGTCGGTGGCCATCGTGATCCTTATCATCATGGCCGTCATGGGATTCCGGGCCGGCCTGCTGATCGGGTCGTCGCTGATCTTCTCGATCGGGGGGACGCTGCTGGTCATGCAGTTCATCGGCGAGGGGCTCAACCGTACCTCGCTGGCGGGATTCATCATCGCCATGGGTATGCTCGTGGACAATGCCATCGTGGTGACGGACAATGCCCAGAAGGCGATGTTGCAGGGTGTTCCGCGGCGCGACGCCCTCATCGGCGGGGCGACCGGCCCGCAGTGGGGCCTGTTCGGGGCTACGTTCATCGCCGTCTGCTCCTTTTTGCCGCTCTATCTGGCACCCTCGTCCGTGGCCGAGATCGTCAGGCCGCTGTTCGTGGTGCTGGCCGTTTCGCTGGTGCTGAGCTGGGTGCTGGCCCTTTCGCAGACCCCCCTGTTCGGCAGCTATATCCTGAAGAACGGGAGCGCCGTCCGGAAAGACCCCTATGCCAACCGTTTCTACCGGGGATTCGACCGTCTGCTGGCCGGACTGATCCGCCGCCGGTGGCTGACACTCGGGTGCGTGGCGCTTCTTTTCGCCGCTTCGCTGGCGGTCATGGGGGCGATGCCGCAGAATTTCTTCCCCAACCTGGACAAGCCCTATTTCCGGGCCGACTGCTTTCTGCCCGACGGCTACAATATCCGTGACGTGGAACGCAACATGGCCCGGATCGAGTCGTGGCTCCGGCGCCAGCCGGCCGTGAAGCACGTTTCGGTCACGATGGGCAGTTCGCCTCCGCGCTACTATCTGGCCAGCAGTTCGTTCGGTCCCCGGCCCAATTTTGCCAACATCCTGGTCGAACTCCATTCGAAAGACTCCACGGCCGTGGTCGAGGAGCGGTTCGACCGTTACGTGCGGGAGTGCTATCCCGACATCCTGGTGCGTTCCTCGCTCTTCAAACTCTCGCCCGCCGTGGAAGCCGCCATCGAAATCGGTTTCGTCGGGGAGAATATCGACACGCTGGTCGCCCTCACGGGACAGGCCCGGCAGATCATGTCCGAACATCCGCTGACCACCTCCGTGCGAAACAGCTGGGGCAACAAGATTCCGGTCTGGACGCCGGTCTATTCGCAGGTCAAGGGGCTCCGTATGGGCATATCGCGCCAGGCGATGGCCCGGCAGCTCACCCTTGCCTCCACGGGATACCGGTTGGGGGAGTTCCGCGAGGGCGACCGTTTCATGCCGGTCCTGATGAAGGACGAGCGTCTGGGAAACTACGATCTGAGCAATCTGCGCACTCTTCCGCTCTACACGCCCGGAGGACGGGTCGTGCCGCTGGAGCAGGTGGTGGACCGTTTCGATTTCGGGTACGATTTCGGCGTGGTGAAGCGCTACAACCGCCGCCGGGTGATGATGGCCCAGTGCGATCCGGTGCGGGGAGCCAACACGAAAGAGGTGTTCGGCCAGCTGCTCGCTTCGATCCGGGAAAAGGTGGAGCTCCCCGAGGGATATTCGCTCAAGGTGTTCGGCGAGGAGGAGAGCCAGGAACAGTCGAACCGTGCGCTGGCCGCCAACATGCCCCTCACCTTCCTGCTGATTTTCACCGCGCTGCTGCTCCTTTTCGGCGGGTTCAAGAAACCGTTTGTCATCCTGCTGATGGTGCCCCTGATCTTTATCGGCGTGGTGGCGGGACTGCTCGTCACGGGCCGGATGTTCGACTTTTTCGCCCTGCTCGGAGTGCTCGGACTGGTCGGCATGAACATCAAGAACGCCATCGTGCTGGTCGACCGGATCGGTATCGAGAACCGCAGCGGAAAGAGACCTTACGAAGCACTCCTGTCGGCGACCCGGTCGCGCGTAGTCCCCGTGGCGATGGCTTCGGGCACCACGATCCTCGGCATGCTGCCCCTGCTCTTCGATTCGATGTTCGGAGGCATGGCGGCGACCATCATGGGGGGACTTTTCGTGGCCACGTTCCTCACGGTGTTGGTACTGCCCGTCACCTATTCCGTTTTCTTCGGCGTAAAACCCGACAAAACCGACTTCAGATCATGA
- the sufC gene encoding Fe-S cluster assembly ATPase SufC — MLEVKNLHCSVDNKEILRGIDLSVRAGEVHAIMGPNGSGKSTLASVLAGNEKFEVTGGEVTFEGMNLLEMSIEDRARAGLFLGFQYPVEIPGVSMANFMKVAVNERRKYLGLDPLSSTDFLRMMREKGKIVELDSKLTTRAVNEGFSGGEKKKNEIFQMAMLEPKLAILDETDSGLDIDALRIVATGVTKLRRPDNATIVITHYQRLLDYIVPDYVHVLYKGRIIYSGTKELALKLEAEGYDWLINQYQ, encoded by the coding sequence ATGTTGGAAGTCAAGAACCTGCATTGCAGTGTGGACAATAAGGAGATTCTGCGGGGCATCGACCTTTCGGTGCGGGCCGGGGAGGTGCATGCCATCATGGGGCCCAACGGTTCGGGAAAGAGTACGCTGGCCTCGGTGCTGGCCGGGAACGAAAAGTTCGAGGTCACCGGGGGCGAAGTGACTTTCGAGGGGATGAACCTGCTGGAGATGAGTATCGAGGACCGTGCCCGGGCGGGACTTTTCCTCGGGTTCCAGTATCCGGTGGAGATTCCGGGGGTCAGCATGGCCAACTTCATGAAGGTGGCCGTCAACGAGCGCCGCAAGTACCTCGGTCTCGATCCGCTCTCCTCGACCGATTTCCTGCGTATGATGCGCGAAAAGGGGAAGATCGTGGAGTTGGACAGCAAACTGACCACCCGGGCCGTGAACGAAGGGTTCTCGGGAGGAGAGAAGAAGAAGAACGAGATTTTCCAGATGGCGATGCTCGAACCGAAGCTGGCCATTCTGGACGAGACGGACAGCGGACTGGACATCGACGCCCTGCGGATCGTGGCTACGGGCGTGACCAAACTGCGCCGGCCCGACAATGCCACGATCGTCATCACCCATTACCAGCGTCTGCTGGACTATATCGTGCCCGACTACGTGCATGTGCTCTACAAGGGACGGATCATCTATTCCGGCACGAAGGAACTGGCCCTGAAGCTCGAAGCCGAGGGCTACGACTGGCTGATCAACCAATACCAATAG
- the sufB gene encoding Fe-S cluster assembly protein SufB, which translates to MSMEDQNQILNDITGQEYKYGFVTDIETDTIPRGLSEEIVRLISAKKGEPEWMTEYRLKAYEHWKTLTMPSWAHLDIPEIDYQDIIYYAAPRTAPKYSSLDEVDPELLATFEKLGIPLEERMALAGVAVDAVMDSVSVKTTFKDTLSELGIVFCSMSEAIRDYPDLVRKYLGSVVPYTDNFFAALNAAVFSDGSFCYIPKGVRCPMELSTYFRINAAGTGQFERTLIVADEAAYVSYLEGCTAPRRDENQLHAAVVEIVVMKDAEVKYSTVQNWYPGDKDGKGGIYNFVTKRGICRGENARLSWTQVETGSAITWKYPSCILAGDNSVGEFYSVALTNNFQQADTGTKMIHLGRNTRSRIVSKGISAGRSQNSYRGLVKVSRKAEGARNYSQCDSLLIGDRCGAHTFPYLEVENKSAVVEHEATTSKISEDQLFYCNQRGLSTEDAVALIVGGYAREVLNKLPMEFAIEAQKLLSISLEGSVG; encoded by the coding sequence ATGAGTATGGAAGATCAGAATCAGATACTGAACGATATCACGGGGCAGGAGTACAAATACGGCTTCGTGACCGACATAGAGACCGACACCATTCCCCGGGGCCTCAGCGAGGAGATCGTGCGGCTGATTTCGGCCAAGAAGGGGGAGCCCGAGTGGATGACCGAGTACCGACTGAAGGCCTATGAACACTGGAAGACGCTCACGATGCCCTCTTGGGCCCATCTGGACATTCCGGAGATCGACTATCAGGACATCATCTATTATGCCGCGCCCCGCACCGCGCCCAAGTACAGCAGCCTGGACGAGGTGGACCCGGAGTTGCTGGCCACGTTCGAGAAGCTCGGCATTCCGCTCGAAGAACGGATGGCGCTGGCCGGGGTGGCCGTCGATGCCGTGATGGATTCGGTGTCGGTGAAGACCACTTTCAAGGATACACTCTCCGAGCTGGGTATCGTCTTCTGTTCGATGAGCGAGGCGATCCGGGACTATCCCGATCTGGTGCGCAAATATCTGGGCAGCGTGGTGCCCTATACCGACAATTTTTTCGCCGCCCTGAACGCGGCCGTCTTTTCCGACGGTTCGTTCTGCTATATTCCCAAGGGGGTGCGCTGCCCGATGGAACTGAGCACCTATTTCCGGATCAATGCGGCCGGGACGGGACAGTTCGAACGGACGCTGATCGTGGCCGACGAGGCCGCCTATGTGAGCTATCTGGAGGGATGTACGGCGCCCCGCCGGGACGAAAACCAACTGCATGCCGCCGTCGTGGAGATCGTCGTGATGAAGGATGCCGAGGTGAAGTATTCCACGGTGCAGAACTGGTACCCCGGCGACAAGGACGGCAAGGGCGGAATCTACAATTTCGTGACCAAGCGGGGAATCTGCCGGGGCGAAAATGCCCGCCTGTCGTGGACGCAGGTGGAGACCGGATCGGCCATCACCTGGAAATACCCCAGTTGCATCCTGGCCGGGGATAACAGCGTGGGCGAGTTCTATTCGGTGGCCCTGACCAACAACTTCCAGCAGGCCGACACGGGAACGAAGATGATCCATCTGGGGCGCAATACCCGCAGCCGGATCGTATCGAAAGGCATTTCGGCCGGCCGCAGCCAGAACAGTTACCGGGGGCTGGTGAAGGTCTCGCGCAAGGCCGAAGGCGCTCGCAACTATTCGCAGTGCGATTCGCTCCTGATCGGCGACCGCTGCGGGGCGCATACGTTCCCCTATCTGGAGGTGGAGAACAAGAGCGCCGTGGTGGAACACGAGGCCACGACCTCCAAGATCAGCGAGGACCAGCTTTTCTACTGCAACCAGCGGGGGCTTTCGACGGAGGATGCCGTGGCGCTGATCGTGGGGGGCTATGCCCGGGAGGTGCTCAACAAACTGCCGATGGAATTTGCGATCGAGGCGCAGAAACTGCTGTCGATCAGTCTGGAGGGCTCCGTCGGATAG
- a CDS encoding efflux RND transporter periplasmic adaptor subunit, whose protein sequence is MSDMLRPPILLFLLVLAVSCAREVERAPVVRPVKVFRVHSMGYINQDYAGMAVADQATNLAFTVSGQIVALNIEEGKRIPAGYVIAEINPRDFRLSVESARSAYVTAQAQLQRSKRLVEQQAISQQDYEIARTQYAEAKAAYENAEGLLYDTRLRAPFPGVVEKQYVDNYQRVGAGESVVRLVRPVTRKVRFTMPESGLSLLRERDKHFTVEFDNYRGVEFAAVLREYVPTSLEGTGVPVSLVLDDPRLAGNDSLYVITPGMSCTVNLRIDNPAEAPETSVPVTAVFTPDGSDRPCVWIVTPDRTAERREVILGELFGTDRVIVRSGLSPGDEVVTAGVYQIREGETVKILKTN, encoded by the coding sequence ATGTCCGATATGCTGCGTCCTCCGATTTTGCTTTTTCTGCTCGTCCTTGCCGTCTCCTGTGCCCGAGAAGTGGAACGGGCTCCTGTCGTACGTCCCGTGAAGGTCTTCCGGGTACACTCCATGGGGTATATCAACCAGGATTACGCCGGCATGGCCGTGGCCGACCAGGCGACCAACCTGGCTTTCACCGTTTCCGGCCAGATCGTGGCCCTCAATATCGAGGAGGGGAAACGGATTCCGGCCGGCTATGTGATCGCCGAGATCAATCCGCGCGATTTCCGGCTGTCGGTCGAGTCGGCCCGTTCCGCGTACGTTACGGCGCAGGCACAGTTGCAGCGCAGCAAGCGGCTCGTGGAGCAGCAGGCCATTTCGCAGCAGGATTACGAGATCGCCCGGACACAGTATGCCGAGGCGAAGGCGGCTTACGAGAATGCCGAGGGATTGCTCTACGACACGCGTCTGCGGGCTCCGTTTCCCGGCGTGGTAGAGAAGCAGTACGTGGACAATTACCAGCGTGTCGGGGCGGGCGAATCGGTCGTGAGGCTGGTGCGGCCCGTCACGCGCAAGGTGCGTTTCACGATGCCGGAGAGCGGACTGTCCCTGCTGCGGGAGAGGGACAAGCATTTCACTGTCGAATTCGACAATTACCGGGGCGTGGAGTTCGCCGCCGTGCTCAGGGAGTATGTGCCCACTTCGCTGGAGGGGACGGGCGTGCCCGTTTCCCTCGTGCTCGACGATCCGCGTCTGGCCGGAAACGACAGCCTCTATGTCATCACGCCGGGCATGTCCTGTACCGTCAATCTGCGGATCGACAATCCGGCCGAAGCGCCCGAAACCTCCGTCCCCGTGACGGCCGTTTTCACGCCCGACGGGAGCGACCGGCCCTGTGTCTGGATCGTGACGCCGGACCGGACGGCGGAGCGCCGGGAGGTGATCCTGGGCGAACTGTTCGGCACCGACCGGGTGATCGTGCGCAGCGGGCTCTCCCCGGGCGACGAGGTGGTGACCGCGGGGGTCTACCAGATACGGGAAGGGGAGACGGTGAAAATCCTGAAAACGAACTGA
- a CDS encoding aminotransferase class V-fold PLP-dependent enzyme: MLDLEKIRADFPILGRSVHGRPLVYLDSGATAQKPLRVIGEVDRLHRELNANVHRGVHYLSEESTALYEKARETVRAFIGAGSRSEVVFTAGATAGINLVAYSFAERYIGRGDNVIVSEMEHHSNIVPWQLVCERKGAEIRMLPFDDDGRLEAEKLSELIDGRTRIVAVTQASNVLGTRPDLRRIIAECHAADVPVLVDGCQGIVHGGADVAALDCDFYAFSGHKLYGPTGVGVLYGKEKYLAEMPPFMGGGDMVQTVTFNGTTYAELPLKFEAGTANYIGAIGMAEAIRYLAGFDPQAVAEHERALLRYATERLQALDGVRIYGTTPDKCCIVSFTAEGTHPSDIGMILDKLGIAIRTGTHCAEPVMTHYGLTGMCRASFALYNTLAEVDALADGVERALAMLR, from the coding sequence ATGCTCGATCTGGAGAAAATACGGGCCGATTTTCCGATTCTCGGCCGTTCGGTACACGGCCGTCCGCTGGTCTATCTCGACAGCGGGGCCACGGCCCAGAAGCCGCTGCGGGTGATCGGGGAGGTCGACCGCCTGCACCGCGAGCTGAATGCCAACGTCCACCGGGGCGTTCATTATCTGAGCGAGGAGAGTACGGCCCTTTACGAAAAGGCCCGCGAGACGGTGCGGGCCTTCATCGGTGCCGGAAGCCGTTCGGAGGTGGTCTTTACGGCGGGAGCCACGGCCGGAATCAATCTGGTGGCTTACAGTTTCGCCGAGCGTTACATCGGCCGGGGCGACAACGTGATCGTCTCCGAGATGGAGCACCATTCGAACATCGTGCCCTGGCAGCTGGTCTGCGAACGAAAGGGCGCCGAGATACGGATGCTCCCGTTCGACGACGACGGGCGGCTGGAGGCGGAAAAGCTGTCGGAGCTGATCGACGGCCGCACCCGGATCGTGGCCGTCACGCAGGCTTCGAACGTGCTGGGCACGCGGCCCGATCTGCGGCGCATCATCGCCGAGTGTCATGCGGCCGACGTGCCCGTGCTGGTCGACGGGTGCCAGGGCATCGTCCACGGCGGGGCGGATGTCGCCGCGCTGGACTGCGATTTTTATGCCTTTTCGGGGCATAAGCTTTACGGGCCGACGGGCGTGGGCGTGTTGTACGGGAAGGAGAAATACCTTGCCGAAATGCCCCCGTTCATGGGGGGGGGCGACATGGTGCAGACCGTGACGTTCAACGGAACGACCTATGCCGAGCTGCCGCTCAAGTTCGAAGCGGGTACGGCCAACTATATCGGGGCCATCGGCATGGCCGAGGCGATCCGCTACCTTGCCGGGTTCGACCCGCAGGCCGTGGCCGAACACGAACGGGCCCTGCTGCGTTATGCCACCGAACGGTTGCAGGCGCTGGACGGTGTGCGGATTTACGGCACGACGCCCGACAAGTGCTGTATCGTCTCCTTCACGGCCGAGGGTACCCACCCCTCGGATATAGGCATGATCCTCGACAAACTGGGGATTGCGATCCGCACGGGAACCCATTGTGCCGAGCCGGTGATGACCCACTACGGGCTGACCGGAATGTGCCGGGCCTCGTTCGCCCTCTACAATACGCTGGCCGAGGTGGACGCATTGGCCGACGGGGTGGAGCGGGCGCTGGCCATGCTGCGGTAG
- the sufD gene encoding Fe-S cluster assembly protein SufD, translating into MNRSVEQRLLDLYIANVDIVGEGFPAVLNGQRREYIEAFNLAGIPGRKDERYGLSDLKTLFGSREWEHYFTPVRTDSRRTENFPSARYGIEVGNGFCPEGAGLRRLENGVVYGSLRVALQEGEGLALPYYNTVADNKGASLTALNSAFMQDGSFVCIPAGVQLDEPILIEHRYAAGDEDVMGFGRTLLVFGAGCRARIQFVHTGGRPAGGSCLADYIREVCVGEGADVHLTEVCDFAQGSHLLLGSYVRQEAGSRCEIHTVDLGRGTARLDYTTDLTGREAEARLYGLYLHGGRERCDVGVTVNHLAPECRSYELVKGVASGEAEGSFTGRVYVAQDAQRTDAFQQSRNLLLSPAAHIYTRPQLEIYADDVKCSHGATVGQLDTEAIYYMRQRGIGLEEARRLQLHGFVNDIISHCCCEGFCDWMTAQAENKIATI; encoded by the coding sequence ATGAACCGATCTGTGGAACAACGGCTGCTGGACCTCTATATCGCCAATGTGGATATCGTGGGCGAGGGTTTTCCCGCAGTCCTGAACGGCCAGCGGCGGGAGTATATCGAGGCGTTCAATCTGGCGGGTATCCCCGGAAGGAAAGACGAACGCTACGGGTTGAGCGACCTGAAAACGCTGTTCGGCAGCCGGGAGTGGGAACACTACTTCACCCCGGTGCGGACGGATTCCCGGCGGACGGAGAATTTCCCCTCGGCCCGGTACGGAATCGAGGTCGGCAACGGCTTCTGCCCGGAGGGCGCGGGGTTGCGGCGGTTGGAGAACGGAGTGGTGTACGGCTCGCTCCGGGTCGCCCTGCAGGAGGGTGAGGGGCTCGCGCTTCCGTACTACAACACGGTCGCAGACAACAAGGGGGCATCGCTCACGGCGCTCAACAGCGCATTCATGCAGGACGGCAGTTTCGTCTGTATCCCGGCCGGCGTGCAGTTGGACGAGCCGATTCTTATCGAACACCGTTATGCGGCCGGAGACGAGGATGTGATGGGTTTCGGCCGCACGCTGCTCGTTTTCGGGGCCGGATGCCGGGCCCGGATACAGTTCGTCCATACGGGCGGGCGACCTGCAGGAGGTTCCTGTCTGGCCGACTACATCCGCGAGGTGTGTGTGGGCGAAGGTGCCGACGTCCATCTGACCGAGGTGTGCGATTTCGCGCAGGGCAGCCATCTGCTGCTGGGCAGCTACGTGCGGCAGGAGGCCGGGAGCCGCTGCGAGATTCATACGGTGGACCTGGGGCGGGGAACCGCCCGGCTCGACTACACGACCGATCTGACGGGCCGGGAAGCCGAAGCGCGTCTGTACGGTCTCTATCTGCACGGCGGGCGGGAACGCTGCGACGTGGGGGTGACCGTCAACCATCTGGCACCCGAATGCCGCAGCTACGAACTGGTCAAGGGGGTGGCTTCCGGCGAGGCCGAGGGCTCCTTTACGGGACGGGTCTACGTGGCGCAGGACGCCCAGCGGACCGATGCTTTCCAGCAGAGCCGTAATCTGTTGTTGAGCCCTGCGGCGCATATCTACACGCGCCCCCAGCTGGAAATCTATGCCGACGACGTGAAATGCAGCCACGGGGCTACCGTGGGACAGCTCGACACGGAGGCGATCTACTACATGCGCCAGCGGGGTATCGGGCTGGAGGAGGCCCGGCGTCTTCAGTTGCACGGTTTCGTGAACGACATTATCTCCCATTGCTGCTGCGAGGGCTTCTGCGACTGGATGACCGCGCAGGCGGAAAACAAAATAGCGACGATATAG
- a CDS encoding dTMP kinase yields the protein MPLVVLEGLDGAGKSTQVRLLQGLLRERGFGCEYLHFPRFDAPVYGELIARFLRGELGSVESVDPYVAALLYAGDRADAGPMIRGWLDAGKFVILDRYVYSNVGFQCAKLTGEARESLRRWILDLEFGYNRLPRPDLSLFLDVPFEFTRRRLTEARQGDDRDYLKGGEDIHEADLSLQERVRQVYIDSARCDPGLQVVDCSDGAGGMDAPERIFARIAAKIAPLLERNE from the coding sequence ATGCCACTGGTTGTATTGGAAGGTCTGGACGGAGCGGGAAAATCGACACAGGTGCGGTTGCTGCAGGGCCTGCTCCGGGAGCGCGGTTTCGGATGCGAGTACCTCCATTTTCCGCGTTTCGACGCACCCGTTTACGGGGAGCTGATCGCCCGTTTCCTGCGGGGCGAGCTGGGATCGGTGGAGAGCGTCGATCCCTATGTGGCGGCGTTGCTCTATGCCGGCGACCGGGCCGATGCCGGACCGATGATCCGCGGATGGCTCGATGCCGGGAAATTCGTGATTCTCGACCGCTATGTCTATTCCAACGTGGGCTTCCAGTGCGCGAAACTCACGGGGGAGGCCCGCGAAAGCCTGCGCCGCTGGATTCTCGATCTGGAATTCGGCTACAACCGTCTTCCCCGGCCCGACCTTTCCCTCTTCCTCGACGTGCCGTTCGAGTTTACGCGCCGCCGCCTCACCGAAGCCCGTCAGGGCGACGACCGCGATTATCTGAAGGGGGGCGAGGACATACACGAAGCCGATCTCTCCCTGCAGGAGCGGGTGCGGCAGGTCTATATCGACAGTGCCCGGTGCGATCCCGGCCTGCAGGTGGTGGACTGTTCGGACGGAGCCGGAGGCATGGATGCTCCCGAACGGATTTTCGCCCGCATCGCCGCGAAGATCGCTCCCCTGCTGGAAAGAAACGAATGA